The sequence below is a genomic window from Bacteroidota bacterium.
AGCAGACCTTATTGTGATGATGACTGAGCAGGAGTTTAGCATTACCGGAACTTCGCTTGGTACTTTTGCTAATACTGTTATCAATCGTAGCCCCATAGCTGTATTAAGTGTGCAACCACAAGAGAGCAACCCAGATAATATTTCTGTAGGATATTAAAGCATTTGTTAGTTATTGTAAATCGCTATAGCGATTTAAGAATCCTCTTGTTGAATTAGCAGAACCATTTTAATTAAATTATAGGCGAAGCTTTTAACTCCACAATTAATTTAGTGTCTAAAGGCTATAGCCGTTTTACAGACGATAGCGGATTAAAGCTGTTATCATAATGCATATGCTCATGAACATCCTTCCTGAAATAAAATTATTGGAATTAAAAACATTGATTGGCATGCATCAATCGATGAGCTTAGTTGCAAATGCTACCCAGCAATTGTGGAGCAAGTTTAAACCTAGAGTAGGAGAGGTGCAGAGCCGAAGGAATGAAGACTTTATTTCGTTGCAAATTTATCCTCCTGATTATTTTATAGAATTCAATCCATTGCGAGCGTTTGAAAAATGGGCATTGGTTGAAACAGAAGCTGCAACAATTGCACCCGAAGGAATGGATATTATCAATTTGCCGGGCGGGCTGTATGCAGTGTTTAATTATAAAGGAAATAGCAACGACACGCGAATTTTTCAATACATATACACCCAATGGTTGCCGGCATCAAATTATGTGCTCGATAGCCGCCCACATTTTGAAGTGTTGGGGCCAGCATATATACACAATGATACTAATGCTGAAGAGGAAATTTATATTCCCATTAAGAATAAGTAAAAGTAGTTTAGTTTTTATTACGATGGATTTCAACTTCTGCTGTTGATATACATTGTTAATGGAGACGAGATTACTGCCTAGTTGCTCGTGCATCAAAAGTTGCGACAAAAATATTCCGCAGGTCAATATATTTTGTAACCAAAAGGTACCATGGGTTTTAACCCATGGTGTTTAGAAATAGCATTGTAATAAAAATCAATTAACAGATCAAAATTTTTACATTTGGTACCTATTTATAACACAACTCAAAATAACAATCAAAAAAAAATCTCTTACAGCCGTAGTAAAAAACATTCTCCTCCTTATTTTACTCATCGTTGCATGTACAACAAACCTCCACGCACAAAACCCACTAGTAAAACAATGGGATAAACGCTTTGGTGGAACTGGTATTGAAAATGGCTTAGATAATATTACACAAACTACTGATGGCGGATATATTATGGGTGGTCGTTCGCAATCCGGAATAAGTGGAGATAAAACTGAAAGCAATTTGGGCGCAGAACAAACATGGGTTGTAAAAACAGATTCATTTGGCAGTAAACAATGGGACAAAACATTGCACACAAATAATAATGCCGGAGACGGGTTGGGTTTTGCAATACAAACAAAAGATGGATGTTATGTAATGGCAAACTCAACTGGAGCCGGAATTGGAGGTGATAAAACACAAGCTTCACAGGGACTCTGGGATTACTGGATAATAAAATTTTGTGATAGCACTTCATCTATTACTCCTATGGTAAATTTAGGTACTAGCGACACTATCTTCTGCGATAAACAATCCATCAACTTTTTTGATTTGTCATTGAATAATCCAACATCTTGGCAGTGGTATTTTCCCGGTGCGCTACCAGATACTTCCACATTGCAAAACCCTATAGGTATTTATTATCCAAGCTATGGGCAGTTTAATATTAGCCTCAAAGCATGCAATGCTGCCGGTTGCGATAGTTTGTTTTTGCCACTTTTTATTGCTGAGTTACAAAGTCCACCAGCGCCTGTTGTTACTTTAAATGGTAGCATGATGTGCTCATCGCCTGCATACTCTTATGCATGGTACGAGACTGGCAATCTCACAT
It includes:
- a CDS encoding GyrI-like domain-containing protein, giving the protein MLMNILPEIKLLELKTLIGMHQSMSLVANATQQLWSKFKPRVGEVQSRRNEDFISLQIYPPDYFIEFNPLRAFEKWALVETEAATIAPEGMDIINLPGGLYAVFNYKGNSNDTRIFQYIYTQWLPASNYVLDSRPHFEVLGPAYIHNDTNAEEEIYIPIKNK
- a CDS encoding T9SS type A sorting domain-containing protein, producing MGGRSQSGISGDKTESNLGAEQTWVVKTDSFGSKQWDKTLHTNNNAGDGLGFAIQTKDGCYVMANSTGAGIGGDKTQASQGLWDYWIIKFCDSTSSITPMVNLGTSDTIFCDKQSINFFDLSLNNPTSWQWYFPGALPDTSTLQNPIGIYYPSYGQFNISLKACNAAGCDSLFLPLFIAELQSPPAPVVTLNGSMMCSSPAYSYAWYETGNLTLLLSSNQCYQPTVTGNYFVIIADSNGCSTPSATTAITSMQNENNHTCIPVFDGTHLNLQGNCIIEHQSFLYIYDAQGKEVFASQLSSTGVDLPLTTNGIYFYRIVSRGGTSHGKFSFVK